The proteins below are encoded in one region of Clostridium estertheticum:
- a CDS encoding Rrf2 family transcriptional regulator has product MKISSRFTVAVHILSLLSIYPNPLPTSDMIADSVNTNAVVIRRILGMLKSAGLVDMKRGTGGSYLTKHIEDINLLEVYKAVNVVDTGGLFQVHQNPNINCPIGANIQSVIEVTLFDAQDSMENVLKNVTMLDVVSDFNDKINK; this is encoded by the coding sequence ATGAAAATAAGTAGTCGATTCACTGTAGCAGTCCACATACTATCTCTTCTATCCATTTATCCAAATCCATTGCCAACTTCAGATATGATTGCAGACAGTGTGAATACTAACGCAGTGGTAATTAGAAGAATACTTGGTATGCTTAAAAGTGCAGGACTTGTTGATATGAAACGTGGAACAGGAGGTTCATATCTTACTAAGCATATTGAAGATATAAATTTATTAGAAGTATACAAAGCGGTAAACGTAGTGGACACTGGTGGTTTATTTCAAGTTCATCAAAATCCAAACATAAATTGTCCCATAGGTGCAAATATTCAATCTGTTATTGAAGTAACATTGTTTGATGCACAAGACTCAATGGAAAATGTTCTAAAAAATGTTACAATGCTTGATGTTGTTTCGGATTTCAATGACAAGATTAATAAATAA